The following coding sequences lie in one Miscanthus floridulus cultivar M001 chromosome 9, ASM1932011v1, whole genome shotgun sequence genomic window:
- the LOC136480347 gene encoding MEIOTIC F-BOX protein MOF-like, translated as MNKKAAAASGKDRISDLPDALLHHVLSLLRVDQAVQTSVLTRRWRHLWKGIPALRLVGPKTRFATAQYLDRFVNRLIAARGHLPLVSCEVEEAYLTWDDYAGEPEEPEPNLYFDSWIQYALACKVQVLKVDVVGCGWELIVPLISQHLRNLDVHHVYLEKDSVDFSSCPVLEELKMKECGLWVRSMSFPSLKRLFLTECSFPVDRHVSISAPGVVSLRLLQCGGKTPLLETMPVLETASIELSRYGCKDKCGGCTDESCEGCHGYPVGSYRSVLLYVLSNAINLELKDQPGVYIYKRDLECCPIFGRLKTLLLDMWCRHVDMHALVHLLQHTPILEKLTLQLCSDKNLFCAGQGERKHVRIEQSFSSPHFKEVSIECEEKLRVKDKVWQIVKILKTNGVLKEQITFKKLPRPERWPLMTTGQTW; from the exons ATGAACAAGAAGGCGGCGGCAGCGAGCGGCAAGGACCGCATCAGCGATCTCCCCGACGCGCTGCTCCACCACGTGCTCTCCCTTCTGCGGGTGGACCAGGCCGTGCAGACGTCCGTGCTCACCCGCCGGTGGCGGCACCTCTGGAAGGGCATACCCGCCCTGCGCCTCGTCGGTCCCAAGACGAGGTTCGCGACCGCCCAGTATTTGGACAGGTTCGTGAACCGTCTCATTGCCGCCCGCGGCCATTTGCCCCTCGTCAGCTGTGAGGTGGAGGAGGCGTATCTGACTTGGGATGATTACGCTGGTGAGCCTGAGGAGCCAGAGCCGAACCTGTACTTCGACTCGTGGATCCAGTACGCGCTGGCGTGCAAGGTTCAGGTGCTCAAAGTCGACGTTGTTGGCTGTGGATGGGAGCTCATTGTGCCTCTCATCTCCCAGCACCTGAGGAACCTGGATGTCCACCATGTTTATTTGGAAAAAGATTCTGTGGATTTCTCAAGCTGTCCAGTGTTAGAGGAGTTAAAGATGAAGGAGTGCGGCCTTTGGGTGCGCAGCATGTCATTTCCATCACTGAAGCGTCTGTTCCTTACTGAATGCAGCTTCCCTGTGGATCGCCACGTCAGTATTTCGGCGCCTGGTGTTGTTTCACTGCGCCTTCTTCAGTGTGGAGGCAAGACTCCTTTGCTTGAGACCATGCCGGTGCTAGAAACCGCGTCCATTGAGCTTTCCCGCTATGGGTGCAAGGATAAGTGTGGGGGTTGTACTGATGAAAGCTGTGAAGGTTGTCATGGTTATCCTGTTGGGAGTTATCGGAGCGTACTTCTGTATGTTTTGTCCAATGCTATAAATTTGGAGTTAAAAGATCAGCCTGGAGTG TATATCTACAAAAGGGATTTGGAATGTTGCCCCATATTTGGAAGATTGAAGACTCTTTTACTCGACATGTGGTGCAGGCATGTTGACATGCATGCACTGGTTCACCTTCTTCAGCACACACCAATTCTTGAAAAGCTTACACTTCAGCTTTGTAGTGACAAG AATCTTTTTTGTGCAGGCCAAGGTGAAAGAAAACATGTTCGAATAGAGCAATCATTTTCATCTCCACATTTTAAGGAAGTCAGCATAGAATGTGAAGAAAAACTAAGGGTCAAGGATAAGGTCTGGCAAATTGTGAAGATCTTGAAAACAAATGGTGTACTTAAAGAACAAATCACTTTCAAGAAGCTCCCAAGGCCAGAACGTT GGCCTTTAATGACAACTGGTCAGACGTGGTGA